DNA from Mycobacterium bourgelatii:
GGTATCGGACGTCCTGGAGACGGCGATCCTGCTCAAGGAGGCGGGCCTGCTGGATGCCTCCGGTGACGAGCCGTACTGCCCGGTGGGCATCTCACCGCTGTTCGAGACGATCGACGATCTGCACAACGGGGCATCGATCCTGCACGCGATGCTGGAACTTCCGCTGTACCGCAGGATCGTCGCCGCGCGCGGCGACTTCCAAGAGGTCATGCTGGGCTACTCCGATTCCAACAAGGACGGCGGGTATCTGGCGGCGAACTGGGCCGTCTATCGTGCCGAACTCGCGCTGGTTGAGACGGCCCGCAAGACCGGAATTCGGTTGCGGCTCTTCCACGGTCGCGGTGGCACGGTCGGTCGCGGCGGGGGCCCCAGCTATCAGGCCATCCTGGCGCAGCCGCCGGGTGCGGTGAGCGGTTCGCTGCGACTCACCGAGCAGGGTGAGGTGATCGCCGCCAAGTACGCCGAACCCCAGTTGGCGCGGCGCAACCTGGAAAGTCTGTTGTCCGCCACCCTGGAATCGACGCTGCTGGACGTGGAAGGTCTGGGCGACACGGCGGAGCCGGCCTATGCGGTGCTCGAGGAAGTGGCCGCCTTGGCGCAGCGTGCCTATGCCGAATTGGTCCATGAGACAGACGGTTTCGTCGAGTACTTCAAGGCGTCGACGCCGGTGAGTGAGATCGGGTCACTGAACATCGGCAGCCGGCCTAGTTCTCGCAAGCCAACCGAGTCCATCGCCGACCTGCGGGCGATCCCGTGGGTGTTGGCGTGGAGCCAGTCGCGCGTAATGCTGCCCGGTTGGTACGGCACCGGTTCGGCGTTCGAACAGTGGGTCCAGGCCGGGCCGGAAAGTGAAGACGAGCGGCTGGCAACTCTGCATGACCTGTACGAGCGTTGGCCGTTTTTCCGCAGCGTGCTATCCAACATGGCCCAGGTCCTGGCCAAGAGCGACCTCGGTCTGGCGGCGCGATACTCCGAACTGGTCGAAGATGAAGCGTTGCGGCACCGGGTCTTTGACAAGATCGTCGATGAGCATCGGCGAACGATCGCGATGTACAAACGGATCACGGGCCAAGACGACCTACTGGCCGACAATCCGGCCCTGGCGCGGTCGGTGTTCAACCGCTTCCCGTATCTGGAGCCGCTGAATCACCTGCAGGTCGAGTTGTTGCGCCGCTACCGCTCCGGTGAGGACAACGACTTGGTGCAGCGAGGCATTTTGCTCACCATGAACGGACTGGCCAGCGCGCTGCGCAACAGCGGCTGAAGCCGGCCAGGAGCTACGCGCGGTCAGGAAGCCGCGACGCGGCGCCTTCGTCCAATAGCCAGAGCGTGGTGTCGCGGCCGGTGGCTCCCGCGGCCGGCAGGGACACCGGGTCCCCGCCGCCGATCGCGGCGGCCACCGCCTCCGCCTTGCTCGCACCGGACACCATCAGCCATACCTCGCGGGAACGTTGAATCGCGGGCAGCGTCAGGGTGATTCGTTCGGGTGGTGGCTTGGGGGAGTCGTTGACGGCCACCACCATGCGGGTGGTCTCGCGCACCGCGTCGGTGTCCGGGAACAGCGAGTTGATGTGGCCCTCGGGCCCCATCCCCAGCAGGTGGACATCAAAATCCGGTGCGGGGTTTCCGTTTTCGGCGTTGGCGGCCAACACCTGCTCGTATGCCAGCGCCGCGGCTTCCAGGTCCCCGCCGTACTCACCATCGCTGGCCGCCATCGGGTGCACCTGACTCGACGGGATGTCGACGTGGTCGAGCAACGCCTCGCGCGCCTGCTTCTCGTTGCGCTCGTCGTCGTCTTCCGGAACGTACCGGTCGTCACCCCAGAAGAGGTGCACCTTGGACCAGTCGATGTGCCGCCCGTTGGAGGTGGCTTTGGGGCTGGTCAGGTAGCGCAGCAGCGCAATGCCATTGCCCCCGCCGGTCAAGACGATCAGCGCGCGCCCCCTGGACGCGACCGCGGTGAGGATGGAGTCGATCAAGCGGTTGCCCGCTGCCTCGACCAGGGTCTCACTGTCCGGAAAAATCTGAATCTTGGTACTCACA
Protein-coding regions in this window:
- the pgl gene encoding 6-phosphogluconolactonase, encoding MSTKIQIFPDSETLVEAAGNRLIDSILTAVASRGRALIVLTGGGNGIALLRYLTSPKATSNGRHIDWSKVHLFWGDDRYVPEDDDERNEKQAREALLDHVDIPSSQVHPMAASDGEYGGDLEAAALAYEQVLAANAENGNPAPDFDVHLLGMGPEGHINSLFPDTDAVRETTRMVVAVNDSPKPPPERITLTLPAIQRSREVWLMVSGASKAEAVAAAIGGGDPVSLPAAGATGRDTTLWLLDEGAASRLPDRA